The following are encoded in a window of Schistocerca nitens isolate TAMUIC-IGC-003100 chromosome 9, iqSchNite1.1, whole genome shotgun sequence genomic DNA:
- the LOC126203872 gene encoding endocuticle structural glycoprotein ABD-4-like — protein sequence MLFSQIVALSLVCLTAAAPQFRQAPGAPNEPIPILSQEQEVNFDGSYKYSFETGNGIVQEEQGFLKNAGNPEAEAQVAQGSASYTSPEGVQIRLVYTADENGFVPQGEHLPTPPPIPPAIQRALEYLATLPPQPDEQGGQPQPGVFRAPARRF from the exons ATCGTCGCCCTGTCTCTGGTGTGCCTGACGGCCGCGGCACCTCAGTTCCGCCAGGCACCAGGCGCACCAAACGAGCCCATCCCCATATTGAGCCAGGAGCAGGAGGTCAACTTCGATGGCTCCTACAAATACAG CTTCGAGACGGGCAATGGCATCGTCCAGGAGGAGCAGGGCTTCCTGAAGAACGCCGGCAACCCTGAGGCTGAAGCGCAGGTGGCGCAGGGGTCCGCGTCGTACACGTCGCCGGAGGGCGTGCAGATCCGGCTGGTGTACACGGCCGACGAGAACGGCTTCGTCCCGCAGGGCGAGCACCTGCCCACGCCGCCTCCCATCCCTCCGGCGATCCAGCGCGCCCTCGAGTACCTCGCCACCCTCCCGCCTCAGCCCGACGAGCAGGGAGGGCAGCCACAGCCAGGAGTCTTCCGTGCCCCCGCGCGCCGATTCTAG